One segment of Anatilimnocola aggregata DNA contains the following:
- a CDS encoding flavin reductase family protein, translating to MQPPNLEQIDSLLRIVDREIWLITAAHNGQRSGLTATWVSQVSLDPERPVLLAGLSPRNYTTELVQQRGLFAAHLMTHEQLQLAYALAAHSGRQQDKLAGVQLSPHESGALILTECRAWFVGKVFRQQSTGDREFFWADVIAAGENAAGPALREQAFFQGLTATERIHLKELRASDALALRAAARLWRQQPTEL from the coding sequence ATGCAGCCCCCGAACCTTGAACAGATTGATTCGCTCCTTCGAATAGTCGATCGCGAAATCTGGCTGATTACTGCCGCGCACAACGGGCAGCGATCAGGGCTAACGGCCACTTGGGTTTCGCAGGTCTCGCTCGACCCCGAGCGACCGGTTTTACTCGCCGGTCTCTCGCCACGTAATTACACCACCGAACTCGTACAGCAGCGCGGTCTGTTTGCCGCCCACCTGATGACCCATGAGCAACTTCAACTAGCCTATGCCCTGGCCGCTCACAGTGGTCGCCAGCAAGACAAGCTGGCCGGCGTGCAGCTGTCGCCGCACGAATCGGGAGCGCTTATTTTGACCGAGTGTCGCGCTTGGTTTGTGGGAAAAGTCTTCCGCCAGCAGAGTACAGGGGACCGCGAATTTTTCTGGGCCGATGTGATTGCGGCCGGAGAAAACGCAGCTGGTCCGGCGCTGCGCGAACAGGCTTTCTTTCAAGGACTGACCGCTACCGAGCGAATACACCTGAAGGAACTGCGGGCCAGTGATGCGCTCGCACTGCGTGCTGCCGCCCGGTTGTGGCGACAGCAACCGACCGAATTATGA